The following are encoded together in the Zingiber officinale cultivar Zhangliang chromosome 8A, Zo_v1.1, whole genome shotgun sequence genome:
- the LOC122008536 gene encoding putative pentatricopeptide repeat-containing protein At2g01510, with product MKLFKLKAFASVNPKSPLKSIVSPFHVDAHMIKTGFDLQTYHSNHHLQSLLDQGQLLRARKLFDEMPMKNTFTANRMISGYAKNGYLEEARRLFNCTADRTAVTWTILINAYSQAARPEEAFDLFRCMWRSGISPDHVAIVALLSSCSSPDTSSCVVQVHTHIIKSGLGNTVMVYNTMVDSYCKCGNVRLGRKLFNEARERDSVTFNAMLMGHTKEGSYSEALELFVTMRNLRLKPSQFTFSGVLTTAAGLSNLGLGQQIHGLVIKTNFSWNVFVCNSLLDFYSKCCCLTEARALFDGMEERDNVSYNIMVSGYAWDRHIEELIELLTEMQFLGFDRSQFPFPSLLSVAGSLPDLEMGRQIHAQVILTGSACDNISCNALVDMYSKCGHLKTAMLIFRNGIDKDTVSWTAMISGYVENGLFEEAVGLFCEMRRGGMSPDRATFSSILRAASSLALLSLGKQLHSNVIRCGYMIDVFAGSAILDMYARCGYLILARKIFNEMTNKNIVSWNTMLSAHAQNGQGREAIELFEEMLRQDVKPDSVTILCVISACGHNGLVEEGLQYFHSMSKLYGLKPKREHYACVIDLMGRVGRLDEVEKLVDEIPFEADQIIWNSILNSSRIHGNQELARHAADRLFSMNIKDSAPFVIMSNVYARAGQWDAAAKVKKMMRDRGLRKEPAYSWVEIMHKIYVFSSNDNMNPQINEIKDLLDKLSEEMEKEGYRPDTGCAFHLVDEESKIVSLRYHSERLAIAFAILNTGPGTPIVVMKNIRACTDCHAAIQVIAKIVEREITVRDSSRFHHFKDGLCSCGDFW from the coding sequence ATGAAACTATTTAAACTCAAAGCATTTGCCTCAGTAAATCCCAAGTCTCCCCTCAAGTCCATTGTCAGCCCATTCCATGTCGATGCTCACATGATCAAGACTGGCTTTGATCTCCAAACGTACCACTCTAATCACCACCTCCAGTCTCTGCTTGACCAGGGACAACTGTTGAGAGCACGCAAGCTGTTCGACGAAATGCCTATGAAGAACACTTTCACTGCCAACCGCATGATCTCTGGCTATGCAAAGAATGGCTACCTCGAAGAGGCTCGTCGACTCTTCAACTGCACGGCAGACCGCACTGCGGTCACGTGGACTATCCTAATCAATGCCTACTCCCAGGCTGCCCGACCTGAAGAAGCTTTTGACCTCTTCCGGTGCATGTGGAGATCGGGAATCAGTCCTGATCATGTGGCGATTGTGGCGTTGCTGAGTTCTTGCAGCTCACCAGACACATCGAGCTGCGTCGTTCAGGTTCACACGCACATCATTAAGTCTGGATTAGGCAACACAGTTATGGTCTACAATACCATGGTGGACTCGTACTGCAAGTGCGGCAATGTCCGGTTGGGTAGAAAGTTGTTTAATGAGGCACGAGAAAGGGATTCTGTTACCTTCAATGCAATGCTAATGGGTCACACAAAAGAGGGATCCTACTCTGAGGCATTGGAGCTATTTGTCACCATGAGGAATTTGAGGCTGAAGCCATCTCAGTTCACATTTTCTGGAGTTCTAACCACTGCTGCTGGTTTGTCTAATCTTGGACTAGGCCAACAAATTCATGGTCTCGTCATTAAGACGAATTTCAGTTGGAACGTGTTCGTATGCAATTCTTTGCTGGATTTCTATTCGAAGTGCTGTTGCTTAACTGAGGCCAGGGCACTATTTGATGGGATGGAAGAGAGGGACAATGTTTCTTACAATATTATGGTATCCGGCTATGCTTGGGATCGGCACATTGAGGAACTAATTGAGCTCCTTACAGAGATGCAGTTCCTTGGTTTCGATAGGAGTCAATTTCCTTTTCCAAGTCTGCTAAGTGTTGCAGGAAGTCTACCAGATCTTGAAATGGGGAGGCAGATCCATGCTCAAGTGATTCTAACAGGGTCGGCATGCGATAACATTTCTTGCAATGCCCTTGTCGATATGTACTCAAAATGTGGTCATCTCAAGACTGCTATGTTGATATTCAGGAATGGGATAGATAAGGACACAGTTTCATGGACTGCTATGATATCAGGCTATGTAGAGAATGGGCTATTCGAAGAAGCAGTGGGACTGTTCTGTGAGATGAGAAGAGGTGGCATGAGTCCCGATAGAGCTACATTTTCGAGCATCTTGAGAGCTGCATCTAGTCTGGCTTTGCTTTCGCTCGGGAAGCAACTACATTCTAACGTTATCAGGTGCGGATACATGATCGATGTGTTTGCAGGGAGTGCAATTCTTGACATGTATGCAAGATGTGGATACCTTATCTTGGCTCGGAAAATTTTCAATGAGATGACCAACAAGAATATAGTTTCATGGAACACAATGTTATCTGCACACGCGCAGAACGGACAGGGTAGGGAAGCCATCGAACTGTTTGAAGAAATGCTTCGACAGGATGTCAAACCAGATTCTGTCACTATCCTCTGTGTTATTTCCGCTTGCGGTCACAATGGCCTCGTCGAAGAAGGCTTACAATATTTTCATTCCATGAGCAAATTATACGGACTGAAGCCAAAGAGAGAGCATTATGCTTGTGTCATAGATTTGATGGGTCGTGTCGGGCGGCTAGATGAGGTGGAAAAACTCGTCGATGAGATCCCTTTCGAGGCAGATCAGATCATATGGAACTCTATCCTGAACTCATCTAGGATACATGGGAACCAAGAATTGGCTAGACATGCAGCTGATCGACTCTTTAGTATGAATATCAAGGACTCGGCTCCTTTTGTCATCATGTCAAATGTCTATGCTCGAGCGGGCCAATGGGATGCTGCTGCCAAGGTTAAGAAAATGATGAGGGACCGAGGACTGAGGAAGGAACCAGCATATAGTTGGGTCGAGATCATGCACAAAATCTATGTTTTCTCTTCCAATGACAACATGAACCCTCAGATTAATGAGATCAAAGATCTACTTGATAAGTTAAGTGAGGAGATGGAAAAGGAAGGTTATAGACCAGATACTGGCTGTGCATTTCATTTGGTGGATGAAGAGAGCAAAATTGTGTCCTTGAGGTACCACAGCGAAAGGCTAGCGATTGCGTTCGCTATCCTAAACACGGGTCCTGGAACACCCATAGTTGTGATGAAGAACATACGAGCGTGCACAGATTGCCATGCCGCAATCCAGGTGATAGCCAAGATTGTCGAGAGAGAAATCACTGTAAGGGATTCAAGTAGGTTCCACCATTTCAAAGATGGATTGTGCTCTTGTGGAGATTTTTGGTAG
- the LOC122008537 gene encoding TNF receptor-associated factor family protein DDB_G0290965-like, with translation MDAPESDPCPVKENVPLFSCDQFDKAVARKISQMLLFGLSTACVDNTTGLFKGPASVAVVIRKEMVDYLKQRSQAYIAEATIQGGANATSVDEFLEGPTEVVSVLIDEFVGTKRNLFSRVSGWLSSEGREEKIDDFVQEMETNVFWPIDRREAVAAILIQNVDLRNVFHCSIKFDSAEQLAEHKSQCGYRTLNCMNNGCKAKFSAMHAEKHDLECPFKIIPCEQMCSEMIMRREMDKHCITVCAMKLVNCPFFQVGCESAFPQCNLEKHCSEFLQSHLLYVLGVIHKQEASMEELRMRVQLLEKSHSINELSEALDVRSLTLAIKEQEAKMRKLERNVSKIQNQQELIKNTK, from the exons ATGGACGCCCCTGAATCAGATCCTTGCCCAGTGAAGGAGAATGTGCCTTTGTTTAGTTGCGATCAGTTTGACAAAGCTGTGGCACGAAAGATCTCGCAGATGCTACTCTTTGGATTGTCCACAGCTTGTGTGGACAATACAACTGGTCTGTTCAAGGGTCCTGCTTCAGTGGCTGTGGTCATTAGGAAGGAGATGGTAGACTATCTCAAACAAAGAAGTCAAGCGTATATTGCAGAAGCCACAATCCAAGGCGGTGCTAATGCCACTTCAGTGGATGAATTTCTTGAAGGTCCGACTGAAGTCGTGTCCGTTCTTATCGATGAGTTTGTTGGTACAAAGAGGAACTTGTTCAGTCGTGTTTCGGGGTGGTTATCGAGTGAGGGCCGAGAGGAGAAAATAGATGATTTTGTGCAGGAAATGGAGACAAATGTATTTTGGCCAATAGATCGGAGGGAAGCGGTTGCGGCAATTCTGATTCAAAATGTGGATTTGAGGAATGTTTTCCACTGTTCAATTAAGTTTGATTCTGCTGAACAGCTTGCTGAGCATAAAAGCCAGTGTGGATATAGGAcattgaattgcatgaacaatgGATGTAAGGCTAAATTTTCTGCTATGCATGCTGAAAAACATGACTTAGAATGTCCTTTTAAGATTATCCCTTGCGAGCAAATGTGCTCAGAGATGATTATGAGGCGCGAGATGGATAAGCATTGCATTACTGTATGTGCAATGAAGCTTGTGAATTGCCCTTTCTTTCAAGTTGGCTGTGAGTCAGCCTTTCCTCAATGTAACCTTGAGAAGCACTGCTCGGAATTTCTTCAGTCACATTTACTGTATGTCCTCGGAGTGATTCACAAGCAAGAGGCTTCAATGGAAGAGCTAAGGATGCGTGTACAGTTGCTCGAAAAG TCACACTCGATAAATGAGTTATCTGAAGCCTTGGATGTGAGATCACTTACCCTTGCGATTaaggagcaagaagcaaagatgAGGAAACTGGAACGCAATGTCAGTAAAATTCAGAATCAACAAGAGCTAATCAAGAATACAAAATGA
- the LOC122008540 gene encoding transcription factor bHLH153-like has protein sequence MMAKMVDHKRRRNCSNNNSFVLRNLAGEERLKTDIPAKKDKVGERVAKLQQLVSPFGKTDTASVLAEAAAYIKFLQEQVQVLSAPYLETTMEGKIESEKVRSLPHADQLDIQACTKQWSRSVGTSEHKEKKQQNTDD, from the exons ATGATGGCCAAAATGGTTGatcacaaaagaagaagaaattgcaGTAATAATAATAGTTTTGTCCTGAGAAACTTAGCTGGTGAGGAGAGGCTTAAGACTGACATCCCTGCCAAG AAGGACAAGGTTGGAGAACGAGTAGCAAAGCTTCAGCAACTGGTTTCACCTTTTGGAAAG ACAGATACAGCCTCTGTGCTTGCTGAGGCCGCTGCATACATCAAATTCCTCCAAGAACAAGTCCAGGTGCTGAGTGCTCCATATCTTGAGACAACAATGGAAGGGAAGATCGAA TCTGAGAAGGTGCGGTCTCTGCCTCATGCCGATCAACTCGATATACAAGCTTGCACAAAGCAATGGAGCAGATCTGTGGGCACCAGTgaacacaaggaaaaaaaacaacaaaatactGATGACTGA
- the LOC122008539 gene encoding probable glutathione peroxidase 2, which yields MYRIKSWPSFFVLAAAVFFYWKPPLQEMAGEVPNSIYDVHVKDISGNDVSLSSYSGKVLLVVNVASKCGLTHSNYKELNVVYEKYKDEGLEILAFPCNQFGSQEPGTNEEIKETVCTRFKAEFPIFDKVEVNGENAAPLYKFLKSKKGGFLGNRIKWNFTKFLVDKDGTVVERYLPTTSPLKIEKDIQKLLGTASG from the exons ATGTATCGGATCAAGAGTTGGCCTTCCTTCTTCGTACTAGCAGCTGCCGTCTTCTTCTACTGGAAACCGCCTCTTCAAGAAATGGCCGGGGAAGTTCCCAATTCCATCTACGATGTCCATGTGAAG GATATAAGCGGAAATGATGTTAGTCTGAGCAGTTACAGTGGAAAAGTTCTTCTTGTTGTCAACGTTGCTTCTAAATG TGGTCTCACTCACTCCAACTACAAAGAGCTGAATGTTGTGTATGAGAAGTACAAAGATGAGG GACTTGAAATACTAGCATTTCCTTGCAACCAGTTTGGCAGTCAAGAACCTGGAACCAATGAAGAAATTAAGGAGACCGTATGCACAAGGTTCAAAGCTGAGTTTCCAATATTCGATAAG GTTGAAGTGAACGGTGAAAATGCTGCACCATTATACAAGTTCTTGAAATCAAAGAAAGGCGGGTTTCTAGGTAATCGCATCAAGTGGAACTTCACAAAGTTTCTTGTGGACAAAGATGGCACAGTTGTTGAGAGATATTTACCGACAACATCACCCTTAAAAATTGAG AAGGACATTCAAAAACTATTGGGAACTGCATCAGGGTAA